A single genomic interval of Hippoglossus stenolepis isolate QCI-W04-F060 chromosome 24, HSTE1.2, whole genome shotgun sequence harbors:
- the LOC118103433 gene encoding sodium/potassium-transporting ATPase subunit alpha-1 yields MGLGRGKDEYKLAATSDDGPKKVKKGKGKNKKDMDELKKEVDLDDHKLTLDELHRKYGTDLTRGLSCTRAKEILARDGPNALTPPPTTPEWVKFCKQLFGGFSMLLWIGAMLCFLAYGIQAASEDEPMNDNLYLGVVLSAVVIITGCFSYYQEAKSSKIMDSFKNLVPQQALVIRDGEKQSINAEEVVVGDLVEVKGGDRIPADLRVVNAHGCKVDNSSLTGESEPQTRTPDFSNDNPLETRNIAFFSTNCVEGTAKGVVINTGDRTVMGRIATLASSLDGGKTPIAKEIEHFIHIITGVAVFLGVSFFVLSLILGYGWLEAVIFLIGIIVANVPEGLLATVTVCLTLTAKRMAKKNCLVKNLEAVETLGSTSTICSDKTGTLTQNRMTVAHMWFDNQIHEADTTENQSGASFDRSSATWAALARIAGLCNRAVFLAEQGSVPILKRDVAGDASEAALLKCIELCCGSVGGMRDKYNKVSEIPFNSTNKYQLSIHKNSTPGETKHLLVMKGAPERILDRCSSIMIQGKEQPLDDELKDAFQNAYVELGGLGERVLGFCHYSLSDDQFPDGFAFDTEEVNFPTENLCFIGLMSMIDPPRAAVPDAVGKCRSAGIKVIMVTGDHPITAKAIAKGVGIISEGNETVEDIAARLNVPVSEVNPRDAKACVVHGGELKEMTEEHLDDILKYHTEIVFARTSPQQKLIIVEGCQRQGAIVAVTGDGVNDSPALKKADIGVAMGIAGSDVSKQAADMILLDDNFASIVTGVEEGRLIFDNLKKSIAYTLTSNIPEISPFLLFIIANIPLPLGTVTILCIDLGTDMVPAISLAYEEAESDIMKRQPRNPKTDKLVNERLISIAYGQIGMMQATAGFFTYFVILAENGFLPMDLLGIRVHWDDKYVNDLEDSYGQQWTYERRKIVEFTCHTAFFASIVVVQWADLIICKTRRNSIIQQGMKNRILIFGLFEETALAAFLSYCPGMDVALRMYPLKPCWWFCAFPYSLLIFLYDEARRYILRRNPGGWVEQETYY; encoded by the exons ATGGGGCTGGGA AGAGGGAAAGATGAGTACAAACTGGCGGCCACCTCAGACGATGGGCCCAAAAAAGTCAAGAAGGGCAAAGGGAAGAACAAGAAGGATATGGACGAGCTGAAGAAAGAAGTCGACCTG GATGATCACAAGTTAACCTTGGATGAACTTCACAGGAAATATGGAACTGATCTAACCCGG GGTCTTTCCTGCACCAGAGCAAAAGAGATCCTGGCCCGCGACGGCCCCAACGCCCTCACGCCTCCTCCCACGACACCAGAATGGGTTAAATTCTGTAAACAG CTGTTCGGTGGTTTCTCCATGCTGCTGTGGATCGGCGCCATGCTCTGCTTCCTCGCTTACGGTATCCAGGCGGCCTCAGAAGACGAACCCATGAACGACAAC TTGTACCTGGGTGTTGTGCTTTCCGCTGTCGTCATCATCACCGGCTGCTTCTCCTACTACCAAGAGGCCAAGAGCTCCAAGATCATGGACTCCTTTAAGAACCTGGTCCCACAG CAAGCCCTGGTCATCCGCGACGGTGAGAAGCAAAGCATCAACGCAGAGGAGGTGGTGGTCGGGGATTTAGTGGAGGTGAAAGGCGGCGACCGGATCCCCGCTGATCTGCGAGTCGTCAACGCCCACGGCTGCAAG GTGGATAACTCCTCTCTGACTGGTGAATCGGAGCCACAGACTCGTACTCCTGACTTCTCCAACGACAACCCGCTGGAAACGAGGAACATTGCTTTCTTCTCAACCAACTGTGTTGAAG GTACCGCCAAAGGAGTCGTCATCAACACTGGAGACCGTACTGTCATGGGACGTATCGCCACCCTGGCTTCAAGTCTGGACGGCGGCAAAACTCCCATCGCTAAGGAGATCGAGCACTTCATCCACATCATCACCGGTGTCGCCGTTTTCCTCGGTGTTTCTTTCTTCGTCCTCTCCCTCATCCTCGGGTATGGCTGGCTGGAGGCCGTCATCTTCCTCATCGGTATCATCGTCGCCAACGTGCCAGAAGGTCTCCTGGCCACTGTCACT GTGTGTCTGACCCTGACTGCGAAGCGTATGGCCAAGAAGAACTGCCTGGTGAAGAACCTGGAAGCCGTCGAGACCCTGggctccacctccaccatctGCTCCGACAAAACCGGCACCCTGACTCAGAACAGGATGACCGTGGCCCACATGTGGTTCGACAACCAGATCCACGAGGCCGACACCACAGAGAACCAGAGCGGCGCCTCCTTCGACAGGAGCTCGGCCACCTGGGCCGCCCTCGCCAGAATCGCCGGGCTCTGCAACCGCGCCGTCTTCCTGGCCGAGCAGGGCAGCGTTCCCATCCTGAAG AGAGATGTGGCCGGTGACGCCTCAGAAGCCGCCTTGCTCAAGTGTATCGAACTGTGCTGCGGCTCCGTCGGCGGCATGAGAGACAAATACAACAAGGTCTCTGAGATCCCCTTCAACTCCACCAACAAGTACCAG CTTTCCATCCACAAGAACAGCACTCCCGGAGAGACCAAGCACCTGCTGGTGATGAAAGGCGCCCCGGAGAGGATTCTGGACCGCTGCTCCAGCATCATGATCCAAGGCAAAGAGCAGCCTCTGGACGACGAGCTGAAAGACGCTTTCCAGAACGCGTACGTGGAGCTGGGAGGACTCGGAGAGAGAGTTCTGG GTTTCTGCCACTACAGCCTGTCCGATGACCAGTTCCCAGACGGCTTTGCATTCGACACCGAGGAAGTGAACTTCCCCACTGAGAACCTGTGCTTCATCGGCCTCATGTCCATGATCGACCCTCCTCGTGCCGCCGTGCCTGACGCCGTCGGCAAATGCAGGAGCGCCGGAATCAAG gtCATCATGGTAACAGGTGACCATCCAATCACAGCCAAGGCTATTGCCAAGGGTGTGGGTATCATTTCTGAAGGCAACGAGACTGTTGAGGACATCGCTGCCCGTCTGAACGTCCCAGTGTCAGAGGTCAACCCCAG GGATGCCAAGGCCTGCGTCGTGCACGGCGGCGAGCTGAAAGAAATGACCGAGGAGCACCTCGACGATATCCTGAAGTACCACACCGAGATCGTCTTCGCCAGAACCTCGCCTCAGCAGAAGCTGATTATTGTGGAGGGTTGCCAGAGACAG ggcGCCATTGTGGCCGTGACAGGTGATGGTGTGAACGACTCTCCTGCTCTTAAAAAGGCCGACATCGGCGTTGCCATGGGCATCGCTGGATCTGACGTCTCCAAGCAGGCCGCTGACATGATCCTGCTGGACGACAACTTTGCCTCCATCGTTACCGGCGTGGAAGAAG GTCGTCTGATCTTTGACAACTTGAAGAAGTCCATCGCCTACACTCTGACCAGTAACATCCCCGAGATCTcacccttcctcctcttcatcatcgcCAACATCCCTCTGCCCCTGGGAACCGTCACCATCCTCTGTATCGACCTGGGAACCGACATG GTCCCTGCCATCTCCCTGGCTTATGAAGAAGCCGAGAGCGACATCATGAAGAGGCAGCCCAGAAACCCCAAAACGGACAAACTGGTGAACGAGAGGCTCATCAGCATCGCCTACGGACAGATCG GTATGATGCAGGCCACAGCTGGCTTCTTCACATATTTCGTCATCCTGGCTGAAAACGGTTTCCTCCCCATGGACCTGTTGGGGATCAGAGTGCACTGGGACGACAAATACGTAAACGACCTGGAAGACAGCTACGGACAGCAGTGG ACGTACGAGCGCAGAAAGATCGTAGAGTTCACCTGCCACACGGCGTTCTTCGCCAGTATCGTGGTCGTCCAGTGGGCCGATCTGATCATCTGCAAGACCAGGAGGAACTCCATCATTCAACAAGGAATGAA GAATCGCATCCTCATCTTTGGGCTGTTTGAGGAAACCGCTCTGGCAGCTTTCCTGTCATACTGCCCGGGCATGGACGTTGCCCTGAGAATGTATCCCCTCAA GCCATGTTGGTGGTTCTGTGCCTTCCCCTactccctcctcatcttcctgtACGATGAAGCCAGAAGATATATTCTCAGACGCAACCCAGGCG GTTGGGTTGAACAGGAGACATACTACTGA